In Myxococcales bacterium, the following proteins share a genomic window:
- a CDS encoding protein kinase, with amino-acid sequence MSEGESKANVGAPSVSEIRCPSCEHGNTAEARYCSACGVRLGTASLDELEGPASKRATGFGTLSEVRETHSTELPIADPLIGTTVAGRYRIIELLGRGGMGVVYRVEHARIGKLMALKLLTGELGRDEEIVARFKREALMVSKLSHPNTVQVFDFGVSDGLTYLAMEYLRGDDLGHLVRKHGPLDPDRCAKIIIQVCSSLGEAHGLGIVHRDLKPENIFILSGHSESDVVKVLDFGLAKLRESPELGEVTSRGAIVGTPYYMSPEQIRGEAADPRSDVYAIGALMHAVLTGQPVFDAPRPMGVLTKHLTDLPASPSSRFPELAIPRGISGVIMRALEKDPARRFQSVQELQFALISELRGAGATSSVEILLDSGQMHALTRSADDAVTRGEVERYEKKLRRRGLYVWAVLALFMLVTGVVVWQVMKHTGEREAFDGREREPNNVASEATPLPFGELIRGQIGRRMDPERSDRDFYRVQVPQGTRSISIKTTSLPNMALCTYLYRVGIESPLGRYCTGGAARPLNVLALESEPGEYLLAVMQDRDSYAAANEQGPVLENVSDNYELSISSAELTSGSESEPNDTPRDGARVALGGEFRGRLAWVRDVDYVCAEPGSGSARFIVEDSPNLARPRHSVLQVTPAGGPADGIPIRLHRKGTALPPESKHDVAGAWQSPAAPRGVGDACVKLELVPNPHAPLPHPVIAPASDEEYTVRVEAAP; translated from the coding sequence GTGAGCGAGGGCGAGAGCAAGGCGAACGTGGGAGCCCCGTCGGTGAGCGAGATCCGTTGCCCGTCGTGCGAGCACGGCAACACGGCTGAAGCCCGCTACTGCTCCGCGTGTGGCGTTCGCCTGGGCACGGCCAGCCTCGACGAGCTGGAAGGTCCCGCGTCGAAGCGCGCGACGGGCTTCGGCACACTGAGTGAAGTGCGGGAGACCCACTCGACCGAGCTGCCCATCGCCGACCCCTTGATCGGCACCACGGTGGCAGGACGTTATCGCATCATCGAGCTGCTCGGTCGCGGCGGCATGGGTGTCGTGTACCGCGTCGAGCATGCCCGCATCGGCAAACTCATGGCGCTGAAGCTCCTGACCGGAGAGCTCGGCCGCGACGAGGAGATCGTCGCGCGTTTCAAGCGGGAAGCGCTGATGGTCAGCAAGCTCAGCCATCCAAACACCGTGCAAGTCTTCGACTTCGGTGTCTCGGACGGGCTCACCTACCTGGCCATGGAGTACCTGCGCGGCGACGACCTCGGTCACCTCGTGCGCAAACACGGCCCCCTCGACCCGGACCGTTGCGCCAAGATCATCATCCAGGTCTGCAGCTCGCTCGGGGAAGCGCATGGCCTCGGCATCGTGCATCGCGACCTGAAGCCCGAGAACATCTTCATCTTGAGCGGCCACTCCGAGAGCGACGTGGTGAAGGTGCTCGACTTTGGCCTGGCCAAGCTGCGCGAATCGCCAGAGCTCGGCGAGGTCACCTCACGCGGGGCCATCGTCGGAACGCCGTACTACATGTCGCCCGAGCAGATCCGTGGCGAGGCCGCCGACCCACGCAGCGACGTGTACGCCATTGGTGCGTTGATGCACGCTGTGCTCACCGGCCAGCCGGTGTTCGATGCGCCGCGCCCGATGGGCGTGCTCACCAAACACCTGACGGACCTGCCTGCGTCTCCCAGCTCGCGCTTTCCAGAGCTGGCGATCCCGAGGGGCATCAGCGGGGTCATCATGCGCGCGCTCGAGAAGGACCCAGCCCGACGCTTCCAATCGGTTCAGGAGCTGCAGTTCGCGCTGATCAGCGAGCTGCGCGGGGCCGGTGCTACGAGCAGCGTCGAGATCTTGCTGGACTCGGGCCAGATGCACGCCCTCACCCGCAGCGCCGACGACGCCGTCACGCGCGGTGAGGTCGAGCGGTACGAGAAGAAGCTACGCCGCCGCGGTCTGTACGTGTGGGCCGTGTTGGCGCTGTTCATGCTCGTGACCGGCGTCGTGGTGTGGCAGGTAATGAAACACACCGGCGAGCGTGAGGCCTTCGACGGCCGCGAGCGCGAGCCAAACAACGTAGCCAGCGAGGCCACCCCGCTGCCGTTCGGCGAGCTGATCCGAGGCCAGATCGGCCGCCGGATGGATCCCGAGCGCAGTGATCGAGACTTCTACCGTGTGCAGGTCCCCCAAGGCACCCGTTCGATCAGCATCAAGACCACCAGCCTGCCCAACATGGCGCTCTGCACCTATCTGTACCGGGTGGGGATCGAGTCACCACTCGGCCGCTACTGCACCGGTGGCGCCGCGCGACCGCTCAACGTGCTGGCCCTCGAGTCCGAGCCCGGAGAGTACTTGCTCGCCGTGATGCAGGACCGTGACTCGTACGCGGCTGCCAACGAACAGGGGCCGGTGCTCGAGAACGTCTCCGACAACTACGAGCTCAGCATCTCGTCGGCAGAACTGACGTCCGGCAGCGAGAGTGAGCCCAACGACACGCCGCGCGACGGCGCGCGCGTCGCACTCGGCGGCGAATTCCGCGGCCGCCTGGCCTGGGTTCGCGACGTCGACTACGTGTGCGCCGAACCCGGCAGCGGCAGCGCCCGGTTCATCGTGGAAGACTCGCCGAATCTCGCGCGGCCCCGCCACTCGGTGCTGCAGGTCACGCCTGCGGGGGGCCCCGCTGACGGGATCCCGATCCGCCTGCACCGCAAGGGCACCGCTCTCCCACCGGAGTCGAAACACGACGTCGCCGGCGCCTGGCAGAGCCCCGCGGCGCCGCGCGGGGTTGGGGATGCTTGTGTCAAACTGGAGCTCGTTCCAAACCCGCACGCTCCGCTACCTCACCCCGTGATCGCTCCAGCCAGCGACGAGGAGTACACCGTCCGTGTCGAAGCCGCGCCCTGA
- a CDS encoding TerB family tellurite resistance protein — translation MHDQNMAILKGLVSVAWADGRVADEELEVIEALLDAFGASTSEAHELRTYAKTPKTVDDIPLTDLSYDDRRVLLQHAVLLTYIDGEQHEQEKKLLEDLCEKLRIPSQEAKGIVETASERAKGFLNLL, via the coding sequence ATGCACGACCAGAACATGGCCATCCTCAAGGGCCTAGTGAGTGTGGCTTGGGCCGACGGGCGTGTCGCGGACGAAGAGCTCGAGGTCATCGAGGCGCTGCTCGACGCGTTCGGAGCGAGCACCAGCGAGGCTCACGAGCTGCGCACGTACGCAAAGACCCCAAAAACGGTGGATGACATTCCACTCACTGATCTGAGCTACGACGACCGTCGTGTACTGCTCCAGCACGCGGTGTTGCTGACGTACATCGACGGAGAGCAGCACGAGCAAGAGAAGAAGCTGCTGGAAGACTTGTGCGAGAAGCTGCGGATCCCTTCCCAAGAGGCCAAGGGCATCGTCGAGACGGCCTCCGAGCGCGCCAAGGGTTTCCTGAACCTGCTCTGA
- a CDS encoding SRPBCC family protein yields MRAGWWKIALTIVGVLAGDAGLARADSGPRPAPGRVDAIARRSARAESFTDAERASLVGGQTVSRPMALSKGEGRYVGGVSYQLVRAAPAEVLAAFGDVRELPNMLPRTKSARLVDVTSRGARIELCQGTALVDTSYTVRLRRVGASELRFRLDESRPHGIRDLWGYLKVRAMGQGRTLVTVAVALDVGPGIMRTLFEDRIQRAILATPRHIRDYLEPRALARATPAEPPAEARGM; encoded by the coding sequence ATGCGGGCAGGGTGGTGGAAGATCGCGCTGACAATCGTCGGCGTTTTGGCCGGCGACGCCGGGCTCGCGCGGGCCGATAGCGGGCCCCGGCCGGCTCCGGGTCGGGTGGACGCCATTGCTCGCCGCAGCGCTCGTGCCGAGAGTTTCACCGACGCGGAGCGCGCGTCGCTCGTTGGGGGTCAGACCGTCTCCCGCCCCATGGCGCTCTCCAAGGGAGAGGGCCGCTACGTCGGCGGGGTGTCCTATCAGCTGGTGCGCGCGGCACCGGCGGAGGTTCTGGCGGCCTTCGGTGACGTGAGGGAGCTGCCCAACATGTTGCCGCGGACCAAGTCGGCCCGCCTCGTCGACGTGACCTCGCGGGGTGCGCGCATCGAGCTCTGTCAGGGCACGGCGCTGGTCGACACCAGCTACACCGTGCGACTGCGCCGCGTCGGGGCGAGCGAGCTCCGATTCCGGCTCGACGAGAGCCGCCCTCACGGAATTCGCGACCTCTGGGGGTATCTGAAGGTCCGGGCGATGGGCCAGGGTCGGACCCTGGTCACGGTGGCCGTGGCGCTGGACGTGGGGCCTGGAATCATGCGGACGCTGTTTGAAGACCGCATCCAGCGGGCGATCCTGGCTACCCCGCGCCACATTCGGGACTACCTGGAGCCTCGCGCGCTGGCCCGGGCAACACCCGCCGAGCCCCCGGCGGAAGCCCGCGGCATGTGA
- a CDS encoding zinc ribbon domain-containing protein encodes MAACLRCGAVSEEGAAACPTCGAPNPDNRETAALGSAGERPLATGTLVLGSGIPLDGPLPVAARSAPSRDVAEPIPAPRESQRPPRAAVEPRPRRRPRRDPAEVAAELDEAGKELRKRLRPRLDSTSASGAIAADGTARPIWRRTPVLLSAFALALLAAGSVALLVKRQPTLSGEPRFDAGGQPELQIACPKCADGTQLELGANSAIVKAGRAVLRLTPPLPLGRNRAAVTVHAPGQTSSRQEEVEYEVDFVVSADQAGLSHPEPTLALVADARPDVSLIVDGRVVPKNESGIRRYEIPVRAQLTGPAKGTQRLVRTIPYVVQRANGVSQRGELEFRVDIVPLSVDAPGESIVIETSSFVLAGVTERDGMVTVEGRPITVDPQGRFAQLMSVSAVGDTTISVRATAPGRAPRFFPIRVHRVASLTTEAVEFERRAQTSFAAIAGDLEQKRGWAVALEGKLTEVKSDGYRSSLLLEVTRGCTAPPCLARLEYGARVSFAVGAELTAYGYLTGKSPESSSGRELPQVRVEFLRGRP; translated from the coding sequence ATGGCCGCGTGTCTGCGCTGCGGTGCAGTGTCGGAAGAGGGCGCCGCCGCCTGCCCCACTTGCGGGGCTCCAAACCCCGACAACCGCGAGACGGCTGCGCTCGGGAGCGCGGGGGAGCGCCCGCTGGCGACCGGGACACTGGTGCTGGGCAGCGGCATCCCGCTCGATGGTCCCCTTCCCGTGGCCGCGCGTTCGGCTCCCAGCCGTGACGTGGCCGAGCCCATCCCCGCTCCGCGCGAGAGCCAACGCCCACCCCGGGCCGCCGTGGAGCCGCGCCCGCGCCGACGCCCTCGGCGCGATCCCGCCGAAGTGGCGGCTGAGCTCGACGAGGCCGGCAAGGAGCTGCGCAAGCGACTGCGGCCCCGCCTCGACTCGACGAGCGCGTCCGGGGCGATCGCTGCCGACGGCACAGCCCGTCCAATCTGGCGTCGCACACCCGTGCTGCTCTCCGCCTTCGCCCTCGCGCTGCTCGCGGCGGGCAGCGTGGCGCTGCTCGTGAAACGCCAGCCCACGCTCTCCGGTGAGCCGCGCTTCGACGCTGGTGGGCAGCCCGAGCTCCAGATCGCGTGTCCCAAATGCGCGGACGGTACCCAGCTGGAGCTCGGCGCCAACAGCGCGATCGTCAAGGCTGGGCGGGCCGTCCTCAGGCTCACGCCGCCCCTACCCCTCGGGCGCAACCGCGCCGCGGTCACCGTTCACGCGCCGGGGCAGACCAGCTCGCGCCAGGAAGAGGTCGAGTACGAGGTCGACTTCGTGGTCAGTGCCGATCAGGCGGGGCTGTCGCATCCCGAGCCCACCCTCGCCCTCGTGGCAGACGCAAGACCCGACGTCTCTCTGATCGTGGACGGTCGTGTCGTTCCCAAGAATGAGAGCGGCATTCGACGCTACGAGATCCCCGTACGCGCTCAGCTCACGGGTCCGGCCAAGGGCACACAGCGCCTGGTGCGAACGATCCCCTACGTCGTGCAGCGCGCCAACGGGGTCAGCCAGCGAGGTGAGCTCGAGTTCCGCGTCGACATCGTCCCGCTGAGCGTCGACGCGCCCGGCGAGAGCATCGTGATCGAGACGTCCAGCTTCGTGCTCGCCGGCGTGACGGAGCGCGACGGCATGGTCACGGTCGAGGGTCGCCCGATCACGGTCGATCCTCAAGGGCGTTTTGCCCAGCTCATGAGTGTGTCTGCGGTCGGCGACACCACCATCAGCGTACGCGCGACAGCCCCGGGACGCGCACCGCGCTTCTTCCCGATCCGAGTCCACCGGGTCGCAAGCCTCACGACCGAGGCCGTCGAGTTCGAACGCCGCGCGCAGACCTCGTTCGCCGCGATCGCGGGCGATCTGGAGCAGAAGCGTGGCTGGGCGGTCGCACTCGAGGGCAAGCTGACCGAGGTGAAGTCCGACGGCTACCGGAGCTCTCTGCTCCTGGAGGTCACCCGCGGCTGTACCGCGCCGCCGTGTCTTGCGCGCCTGGAGTACGGCGCGCGGGTGAGCTTCGCCGTGGGCGCCGAGCTCACCGCATACGGCTATTTGACCGGAAAATCCCCGGAGTCGAGCAGCGGGCGCGAGCTGCCCCAAGTCCGAGTAGAGTTCTTGCGAGGCCGACCGTGA
- a CDS encoding sensor histidine kinase: protein MSQERLTRQELSWLLAQEARGAARALRQGVQQLTQPPPGPPIEIRTAPAVETNLDTLDEAIARLGELQMGSRVAARRGRIDLAALVCEVMPNARVAMETGAGTEVFGEEQELRRMIHLLVSQTNSSPVDSESARTDVEIKRDGDWVRISVELGPDSSATAELERRWLSRMATRHGGRLELEGGTETLLLPADRATDEMAELRRELEQAQQLGEAYARELAAAFADTKSLPSEPRAASVPPPAGSDRLELLVSTSSALTRMMRGWLDQTRTDVADASHALDAESELSERLTRRISGVQEVFAELDRLAACPLGEAERVVDLAATLRELAAQADTRASRHGVQVEVIAPDASELSTRVETFSLIARSLIDHAIAATPRDGQVTLRLTVHESAFALAIEDGGPAVPAPARDDVLRRRTDPTAFGRPEGLWLLVAEVAAPVLGASLSLGETPSGRCEVVLFIN from the coding sequence TTGTCCCAGGAACGCCTCACCCGCCAAGAGCTGAGCTGGCTCTTGGCCCAAGAAGCCCGCGGCGCTGCACGCGCCCTGCGGCAGGGCGTTCAGCAGCTCACGCAGCCGCCGCCGGGGCCACCGATCGAGATCCGCACGGCGCCAGCCGTCGAGACCAACCTCGACACGCTCGACGAGGCCATCGCCCGGCTCGGTGAGTTGCAGATGGGTTCGCGCGTCGCCGCGCGCCGCGGCCGGATCGATCTGGCCGCCCTGGTCTGCGAGGTGATGCCGAACGCGCGAGTCGCGATGGAGACCGGCGCCGGCACGGAAGTGTTCGGTGAGGAGCAAGAGCTCCGGCGCATGATCCACCTGTTGGTGAGCCAGACCAACTCGAGTCCAGTGGACAGTGAGTCGGCGCGCACGGACGTCGAGATCAAGCGGGACGGCGACTGGGTCCGCATCAGCGTCGAGCTCGGCCCCGATAGCTCCGCCACCGCCGAGCTCGAGCGGCGTTGGCTCAGCCGCATGGCAACGCGCCACGGCGGGCGCCTCGAGCTCGAGGGTGGAACCGAGACGCTGCTCTTGCCGGCGGACCGCGCGACGGACGAAATGGCCGAGCTCCGCCGGGAGCTCGAGCAGGCCCAGCAGCTCGGCGAAGCCTACGCCCGCGAGCTTGCGGCAGCCTTCGCGGACACCAAGAGTCTACCCAGCGAGCCGCGCGCGGCGTCGGTGCCCCCCCCCGCCGGCAGTGATCGCCTGGAGCTCCTGGTCAGCACGTCCAGCGCCCTCACTCGTATGATGCGTGGCTGGCTCGACCAGACCCGAACCGACGTTGCCGATGCGTCGCACGCCCTGGACGCCGAGTCGGAGCTCAGCGAGCGGCTGACGCGGCGGATCTCGGGGGTGCAAGAGGTCTTCGCCGAGCTCGATCGCCTCGCCGCGTGCCCCTTGGGCGAAGCCGAGCGCGTCGTGGACTTGGCGGCGACGCTGCGCGAGCTGGCCGCTCAGGCGGATACCCGCGCGTCCCGGCACGGCGTTCAGGTCGAGGTCATCGCACCCGACGCGAGTGAGCTGTCGACGCGGGTCGAGACGTTCTCGCTGATCGCGCGCAGCTTGATCGATCACGCGATCGCAGCCACTCCGCGAGACGGCCAGGTGACCCTGCGCCTCACGGTCCACGAGAGCGCCTTCGCGCTGGCGATCGAAGACGGCGGCCCGGCAGTTCCTGCGCCGGCCCGCGATGACGTCCTCAGACGCCGCACCGATCCAACCGCATTTGGGCGCCCCGAGGGGCTCTGGTTGCTCGTGGCGGAGGTTGCGGCCCCCGTGCTCGGCGCCTCGCTCTCGCTCGGGGAAACCCCATCCGGGCGCTGCGAAGTCGTGCTGTTCATCAACTAA
- the hisF gene encoding imidazole glycerol phosphate synthase subunit HisF gives MLAKRIIPCLDVRDGRVVKGVNFVGIRDAGDPVECARRYDAAGADEITFLDITASHERRSALLSVIERTADVVFAPLTVGGGVRVGEDVRDLLHAGADKVSVNTAAVERPELVAEIASAWGSQAVVIAIDAKRRAAGGFEVYTHGGRRATGLDALEWAERSVELGAGEILLTSMDRDGTRQGYDIELLRAVADVVSVPVIASGGVGTLEHLLEGLKEGGADAALAASIFHDGVHTIDEAKAFLRAHGVLVRGGEA, from the coding sequence ATGTTGGCCAAGCGCATCATTCCCTGCCTCGACGTCCGTGACGGTCGGGTGGTGAAGGGCGTCAACTTCGTGGGCATTCGCGACGCCGGGGACCCGGTCGAGTGCGCGCGACGGTACGACGCTGCGGGGGCGGACGAGATCACGTTCCTCGACATCACCGCTTCGCACGAGCGAAGAAGTGCGCTGCTCTCGGTCATCGAGCGCACGGCAGACGTCGTGTTCGCACCGCTGACAGTGGGTGGCGGAGTGCGCGTCGGCGAAGACGTACGGGATCTGCTGCACGCCGGCGCGGACAAGGTCAGCGTGAACACCGCTGCGGTCGAGCGTCCCGAGCTGGTTGCCGAAATAGCATCCGCTTGGGGTTCGCAGGCCGTCGTGATTGCGATCGACGCCAAACGCCGGGCCGCGGGCGGCTTCGAGGTCTACACCCACGGCGGGCGCCGCGCGACGGGCCTCGATGCACTCGAGTGGGCCGAGCGTTCAGTCGAGCTGGGGGCGGGGGAGATCTTGCTCACGAGCATGGACCGCGACGGCACGCGGCAAGGTTACGACATCGAGTTGCTACGGGCGGTGGCGGACGTGGTGTCCGTGCCGGTCATTGCATCCGGCGGGGTTGGAACGCTCGAGCACTTGCTCGAGGGTTTGAAAGAGGGCGGGGCCGATGCGGCGCTCGCGGCTTCGATTTTCCACGACGGCGTCCACACGATCGACGAGGCGAAGGCGTTTCTTCGCGCTCACGGCGTGCTGGTACGCGGAGGTGAGGCATGA
- a CDS encoding response regulator, producing the protein MRILVVEDQDSIRRMIEALIQARGYEVTAVANGAKAIDAFMTQTFDLVLLDLMLPGQYDGFEVCQRLRSDPGTRNVPVVIISALDDPDSRRKAADAGASAYYTKPFSPIALLKEIERLKAAQTAT; encoded by the coding sequence ATGCGTATTTTGGTCGTCGAAGATCAGGACTCGATCCGACGGATGATCGAGGCCCTGATTCAGGCGCGGGGCTATGAGGTCACCGCGGTCGCAAATGGCGCCAAAGCGATTGATGCGTTCATGACGCAGACGTTCGACCTGGTGCTCCTGGATTTGATGCTGCCGGGGCAGTACGACGGTTTCGAGGTCTGCCAGCGGTTGCGCTCCGATCCAGGCACACGCAACGTGCCCGTGGTGATCATCAGCGCGCTCGACGATCCGGACTCGCGGCGCAAAGCCGCCGACGCCGGCGCCTCCGCCTACTACACCAAACCCTTCAGCCCGATCGCGCTGCTCAAGGAAATCGAGCGCTTGAAGGCCGCGCAAACCGCGACCTGA
- a CDS encoding ABC transporter permease subunit: MLARIAAIALNTYREAVRARVLHGLFGLAIATGAYALVVGQFALRDTLRVVSDLGAASISLYAVVVAIVLGATSLYRELELKTIFPILARPIRRWEYLVGKYLGTLLTLMVFVAANAGALLLALAALSGGRLGLALGAGVGSAAVAGLLAWKQPRLGTYVPIAWALVVLVSGWFLADGALDDRRVIAGAAALTVCEVGIVAAVATLFASFSSPFLTAVFTFGVFIVGRSADTLARLPHRVFGRTIQAAGEFLSHIVPNLMLYAPPRALLTGESANAALGPYLGWAALSALAWAVGLLAGASLVFQRRDFL; encoded by the coding sequence ATGCTGGCCCGAATCGCTGCCATTGCGCTCAACACCTACCGCGAAGCGGTGCGCGCGCGCGTGTTGCACGGGCTGTTCGGCCTAGCCATCGCGACCGGCGCCTACGCCTTGGTGGTCGGCCAGTTTGCGCTGCGCGACACCCTGCGCGTGGTGAGCGATCTCGGTGCGGCCTCGATCTCCCTCTACGCCGTGGTGGTGGCGATCGTGCTCGGGGCAACCAGCCTGTATCGCGAGCTCGAGCTGAAGACGATCTTCCCGATCCTTGCGCGACCGATCCGGCGCTGGGAGTACCTGGTCGGAAAATATCTGGGCACACTGCTGACTTTGATGGTGTTCGTCGCGGCCAACGCCGGCGCGTTGCTGCTCGCGCTCGCTGCGCTATCCGGCGGCCGGCTGGGGCTCGCTCTCGGCGCTGGGGTCGGCAGCGCGGCCGTCGCCGGGCTGCTCGCCTGGAAGCAGCCGCGCTTGGGTACCTACGTGCCCATTGCCTGGGCACTCGTGGTGCTCGTCAGTGGTTGGTTTCTCGCCGACGGAGCGCTGGACGACCGCCGGGTGATCGCCGGCGCCGCGGCGTTGACGGTGTGTGAGGTCGGCATCGTGGCGGCGGTCGCGACGCTGTTTGCCTCGTTCTCTTCGCCCTTCCTCACGGCCGTGTTCACCTTCGGGGTCTTCATCGTCGGTCGTTCGGCGGATACGTTGGCGCGGCTTCCTCACCGCGTGTTCGGGCGCACCATCCAGGCGGCGGGCGAGTTTCTCAGTCACATCGTCCCGAACCTGATGCTGTACGCCCCTCCGCGGGCGTTGCTCACCGGTGAGAGCGCCAACGCCGCACTCGGGCCCTATCTGGGCTGGGCGGCGCTGTCCGCCTTGGCGTGGGCGGTGGGGCTCCTGGCGGGCGCCAGTCTGGTCTTTCAGCGGCGCGACTTCTTATGA
- a CDS encoding putative metal-binding motif-containing protein, translating into MGPMRPRPVARALALSVVIAGAGLAAVSGCGSSSVPSPFKEDAGADVDAAEGGGDSADVIDPLLGPPCVDDPQCDDGIDCTFDACDQTLGRCRFTPDDSTCQDSVFCDGLEVCDPKLGCREGTAIACDDNATCTIDTCIEASKSCINEARDVDGDGDPDWSCGGSDCNDTDPAVSGKQSEICGNSADDDCDGAVDEAGCVSPKYDKCADALKIEKSGQYVMSLTAAASDYAASCATSGAADRDVVAAIIVPPGPAMDVDVIATAGAGTLALASVAQCGVAGTETACGAGYSLEKGGVMARVRLRSLSPGAHPLYVFGQAGNVTLKVSYQPASTQPTNETCGTALPVVPGVSVKASVIDAVEDLSSVCDAPLGELTYEVTLTEPRDVHVWATSLDGLGKPAVALWQPDCSDKKQELGCNVATQAHVFERALPAGKYVVALSATVPSDLDLLVELFPPTAEPADETCASGAVLVANQSVAVPLSGHTDDVSLGCMAGAIDAVYSLDLPVASDVLLVGRISDNDTGGVSLVKPACATKSDTIVCGVSPQTPVRARAHKVAAGSYRVVIETTNAAPTILSAFTRPQTPPILVPFADTCATAVKVPPAGGFFQGNTANANADYDAGCDLGSQGPGGAPEQMLRLDLTKKKRVVLDMKGSAYSTLLVVRRAEGCPGPEVTKACAAGYYPDKSFLDLTLDAGSYFVQVDGYAGNSGQWFLDVFVVDP; encoded by the coding sequence ATGGGGCCGATGCGACCCCGTCCCGTGGCGCGTGCCCTCGCCCTCTCCGTCGTGATCGCCGGTGCAGGGCTTGCGGCGGTGAGCGGCTGCGGGAGCTCTTCGGTGCCGAGCCCCTTCAAAGAAGACGCCGGCGCCGACGTGGATGCCGCCGAAGGGGGGGGCGACAGCGCCGATGTGATCGATCCACTGCTCGGGCCCCCGTGCGTCGACGACCCCCAGTGCGACGACGGCATCGATTGCACGTTCGACGCCTGTGATCAGACGCTCGGACGCTGTCGCTTCACTCCCGACGACTCGACCTGCCAGGACAGTGTGTTCTGCGACGGGCTCGAGGTGTGTGATCCGAAGCTCGGCTGTCGTGAAGGTACCGCGATCGCGTGCGACGACAACGCAACCTGCACCATCGATACCTGCATCGAGGCGAGCAAGAGTTGCATCAACGAGGCGCGCGACGTCGACGGCGATGGCGACCCGGATTGGAGCTGCGGCGGCAGCGACTGCAACGACACCGATCCAGCCGTCTCCGGCAAGCAGTCCGAGATCTGCGGCAACTCCGCCGACGACGACTGCGACGGGGCGGTGGACGAGGCCGGCTGTGTCTCACCCAAATACGACAAGTGCGCCGACGCATTGAAGATCGAGAAGTCCGGACAGTACGTGATGTCGCTGACCGCCGCCGCGAGTGACTATGCCGCGAGCTGTGCGACCTCGGGTGCCGCGGATCGAGACGTGGTCGCGGCGATCATCGTGCCGCCCGGGCCAGCCATGGACGTGGACGTGATCGCGACGGCGGGCGCGGGGACGCTGGCTCTCGCCAGTGTCGCCCAGTGCGGCGTTGCCGGGACCGAGACTGCGTGCGGCGCCGGCTACTCTCTGGAAAAGGGCGGCGTGATGGCGCGAGTGCGGTTGCGCTCCCTCAGCCCCGGCGCCCATCCGCTCTACGTCTTCGGGCAGGCCGGCAACGTCACCTTGAAGGTCAGCTATCAGCCTGCCAGCACACAACCGACGAACGAGACCTGCGGCACCGCGTTGCCAGTCGTGCCCGGGGTCTCGGTCAAGGCCAGCGTGATCGACGCGGTGGAAGACCTGAGCAGCGTCTGCGACGCGCCGCTCGGGGAGCTCACCTACGAGGTCACGCTGACCGAGCCCCGGGACGTACACGTCTGGGCGACGTCACTCGATGGCCTGGGCAAACCCGCCGTCGCGCTGTGGCAACCCGACTGCAGCGACAAGAAACAGGAGCTCGGCTGCAACGTCGCCACCCAGGCGCATGTCTTCGAGCGAGCGCTGCCCGCGGGCAAATACGTCGTAGCCCTGTCGGCCACGGTGCCCAGCGATCTGGATCTCTTGGTCGAGCTGTTCCCGCCGACGGCCGAGCCCGCTGACGAGACGTGTGCGAGTGGAGCTGTGCTCGTCGCAAACCAGAGTGTCGCCGTGCCGCTGTCAGGGCACACTGACGACGTGAGTCTGGGTTGCATGGCGGGCGCCATCGACGCCGTGTATTCCCTCGACCTCCCCGTCGCGAGTGACGTGCTGCTGGTCGGCCGCATCTCGGACAATGACACCGGCGGGGTGTCGCTGGTGAAGCCGGCGTGCGCGACCAAGTCGGACACCATCGTGTGTGGAGTGTCCCCTCAGACCCCCGTTCGCGCCCGCGCCCACAAGGTCGCCGCCGGAAGCTACCGGGTCGTGATCGAGACCACCAACGCCGCCCCCACGATCCTGAGCGCGTTCACGCGGCCGCAGACGCCGCCGATCTTGGTGCCGTTCGCGGATACCTGCGCGACCGCCGTGAAGGTGCCGCCAGCTGGAGGATTCTTCCAAGGCAACACCGCCAACGCCAACGCCGACTACGACGCCGGGTGTGATCTCGGGAGCCAGGGCCCAGGAGGCGCGCCCGAGCAGATGCTGCGCCTCGATCTGACCAAGAAGAAACGCGTCGTCCTGGATATGAAGGGCAGTGCTTACAGCACGCTGCTCGTGGTGCGGAGGGCCGAGGGCTGCCCCGGGCCCGAGGTCACGAAGGCCTGCGCGGCGGGGTACTACCCGGACAAGAGTTTCCTCGACCTGACCCTCGACGCGGGTTCCTACTTCGTCCAAGTCGACGGCTATGCAGGCAATTCCGGGCAGTGGTTCCTGGATGTCTTCGTTGTCGATCCTTGA